A DNA window from Ctenopharyngodon idella isolate HZGC_01 chromosome 10, HZGC01, whole genome shotgun sequence contains the following coding sequences:
- the LOC127519799 gene encoding hemicentin-1-like isoform X2, which produces MFHTFVLFCLCWRCPTGVFGDDEVKSVSVMEGESVLLHSDVTEIGKDDDILWKFVTKNSLIAKINREKHIFSTSDGDGKFRDRLKLDNQTGSLTITNTTNTDSGLYKLVIFGAEHSSKIFSVSVYAHLPTPNITKDVSQNLSSSSSLSSSNCSLVCSAVNVGHVTLSWYKGNSLLSSISVSDLSISLSLPLEVEYQDKNTYSCVLNNSYTNQTQHLDITQLCHTCAAVTALAPQTPSHPPVSLIVLISAAVGSLLIVAVVGIFCIYRKCRKTVQTQEDRTDSALCKPTTRKKKSKTEAVYENVRKKR; this is translated from the exons ATGTTTCACacgtttgttttgttctgtttgtgctGGAGGTGTCCAACTG GTGTGTTTGGTGATGATGAAGTTaagtcagtgtcagtgatggagggagaatCGGTCCTTCTACACTCTGATGTCACTGAAATAGGTAAAGACGATGATATACTGTGGAAATTTGTAACTAAAAACTCTCTCATAGCTAAAATCAATAGGGAGAAACACATCTTTTCCACATCCGATGGTGATGGGAAATTCAGAGACCGACTGAAGCTGGacaatcaaactggatctctgaccatcacaaacaccacaAACACAGACTCTGGACTCTATAAACTTGTTATATTTGGAGCTGaacattcatcaaaaatattcagtgtttctgtctatg CTCATCTGCCCACTCCTAACATCACTAAAGATGTTTcacaaaatctgtcatcatcatcatcattatcatcatcaaattgttcattggtgtgttcagcGGTGAATGtgggtcatgtgactctctcctggtacaaaggaaacagtttattgtccagcatcagtgtgtctgatctcagcatcagtctctctctacctctggaggtggaatatcaggataaaaacacctacagctgtgtgctgaacaattCATACACcaaccagactcaacatctggacatcactcaactctgtcacacatgtgcag CCGTTACAGCACTGGCCCCACAGACTCCTTCTCATCCTCCAGTCTCTCTGATAGTGCTGATCTCTGCTGCTGTTGGATCTCTGTTGATTGTAGCTGTAGTAGGGATCTTCTGCATCTACAGGAAATGTAGAAAAACAG TTCAGACACAGGAAGACAGAACTGATTCAGCATTGTGTAAACCAACAACACGAAAAAAG AAATCAAAGACAGAGGCTGTGTATGAAAATGTCCGCAAAAAACGATGA
- the LOC127519799 gene encoding hemicentin-1-like isoform X1, whose product MQINLSKTIHIYFQNATDFILCKPIGALICIKPFSVFCSPGVFGDDEVKSVSVMEGESVLLHSDVTEIGKDDDILWKFVTKNSLIAKINREKHIFSTSDGDGKFRDRLKLDNQTGSLTITNTTNTDSGLYKLVIFGAEHSSKIFSVSVYAHLPTPNITKDVSQNLSSSSSLSSSNCSLVCSAVNVGHVTLSWYKGNSLLSSISVSDLSISLSLPLEVEYQDKNTYSCVLNNSYTNQTQHLDITQLCHTCAAVTALAPQTPSHPPVSLIVLISAAVGSLLIVAVVGIFCIYRKCRKTVQTQEDRTDSALCKPTTRKKKSKTEAVYENVRKKR is encoded by the exons atgcAAATTAATTTGTCAAAAACAATTCATATTTACTTTCAAAATGCAACTGATTTCATCCTTTGCAAACCAATAGGAGCCTTAATCTGTATAAAAcccttttctgttttctgttctcCAGGTGTGTTTGGTGATGATGAAGTTaagtcagtgtcagtgatggagggagaatCGGTCCTTCTACACTCTGATGTCACTGAAATAGGTAAAGACGATGATATACTGTGGAAATTTGTAACTAAAAACTCTCTCATAGCTAAAATCAATAGGGAGAAACACATCTTTTCCACATCCGATGGTGATGGGAAATTCAGAGACCGACTGAAGCTGGacaatcaaactggatctctgaccatcacaaacaccacaAACACAGACTCTGGACTCTATAAACTTGTTATATTTGGAGCTGaacattcatcaaaaatattcagtgtttctgtctatg CTCATCTGCCCACTCCTAACATCACTAAAGATGTTTcacaaaatctgtcatcatcatcatcattatcatcatcaaattgttcattggtgtgttcagcGGTGAATGtgggtcatgtgactctctcctggtacaaaggaaacagtttattgtccagcatcagtgtgtctgatctcagcatcagtctctctctacctctggaggtggaatatcaggataaaaacacctacagctgtgtgctgaacaattCATACACcaaccagactcaacatctggacatcactcaactctgtcacacatgtgcag CCGTTACAGCACTGGCCCCACAGACTCCTTCTCATCCTCCAGTCTCTCTGATAGTGCTGATCTCTGCTGCTGTTGGATCTCTGTTGATTGTAGCTGTAGTAGGGATCTTCTGCATCTACAGGAAATGTAGAAAAACAG TTCAGACACAGGAAGACAGAACTGATTCAGCATTGTGTAAACCAACAACACGAAAAAAG AAATCAAAGACAGAGGCTGTGTATGAAAATGTCCGCAAAAAACGATGA